One part of the Bacillus sp. FJAT-27916 genome encodes these proteins:
- the ytaF gene encoding sporulation membrane protein YtaF, producing the protein MEHLASILLLAMAVSLDSCGVGMTYGMRKVAIPLRSIMIIAACSALSFAIGMFTGSVSEHFMAESWAGMIGGLILISLGIWTAASNLKQNDDVYLNVDERTLFQLEIKSIGLVIHILKKPLSADFDRSGTITGLEACFLGFALSLDGFGAGIGAGILDYPLVTVVLLSFIMSAIFMKAGLQAGKYLNDSFAAKILSFVPGIVLIALGISKLF; encoded by the coding sequence ATGGAGCACTTGGCTTCAATACTCTTACTCGCTATGGCAGTCAGCCTGGATAGCTGCGGTGTCGGAATGACCTATGGAATGCGCAAAGTGGCAATTCCCTTAAGATCCATAATGATTATTGCCGCATGTTCGGCCTTAAGCTTCGCAATTGGCATGTTCACGGGATCTGTGAGTGAACATTTCATGGCAGAGTCCTGGGCAGGCATGATTGGAGGGCTTATCCTCATTTCATTAGGCATATGGACGGCCGCAAGCAATTTAAAGCAAAATGATGATGTGTATTTGAATGTGGATGAACGCACATTGTTTCAGCTGGAAATCAAATCAATTGGTCTAGTGATTCATATTTTGAAGAAGCCGCTGAGCGCTGACTTTGACCGTTCCGGAACAATTACAGGTCTTGAAGCTTGTTTTCTAGGCTTTGCGCTTTCTCTTGATGGGTTTGGCGCAGGTATTGGTGCCGGTATTCTCGACTATCCACTCGTGACGGTCGTGCTGCTCAGTTTTATTATGAGCGCCATTTTCATGAAGGCCGGCCTTCAGGCTGGAAAGTACTTAAATGATTCTTTTGCCGCGAAAATTTTGTCCTTTGTACCTGGAATTGTCTTAATTGCACTAGGGATCAGTAAACTATTTTAG
- the icd gene encoding NADP-dependent isocitrate dehydrogenase encodes MSQAEKIKVVDGALQVPNHAIIPFIEGDGTGPDIWAAASRVLEAAVEKAYNGEKAIVWKEVLAGEKAFNETGEWLPAETLDVIKEYLIAIKGPLTTPVGGGIRSLNVALRQELDLYTCLRPVRYFDGVPSPVKRPQDTDMVIFRENTEDIYAGIEYAKGSDDVKKLLEFLRNEMGVSKIRFPETSGIGIKPVSEEGTKRLVRAALNYAIKEGRKSLTLVHKGNIMKFTEGAFKNWGYEVAEEEFGEQVFTWAQYDRIKDAEGTEAANKAQADAEAAGKIIVKDSIADIFLQQILTRPREFDVVATMNLNGDYISDALAAQVGGIGIAPGANINYVTGHAIFEATHGTAPKYAGLDKVNPSSVILSGVLMLEHLGWNEAANMITRSMEKTIDSKVVTYDFARLMDGANEVKCSEFADELIKNME; translated from the coding sequence ATGAGTCAGGCAGAAAAAATCAAAGTAGTAGATGGCGCTCTACAAGTGCCAAATCATGCAATCATTCCTTTTATCGAGGGTGACGGAACAGGCCCGGATATTTGGGCTGCTGCATCCCGTGTATTGGAAGCTGCGGTAGAAAAAGCCTATAACGGCGAGAAAGCTATTGTTTGGAAAGAAGTATTAGCTGGCGAAAAAGCATTTAATGAAACAGGTGAATGGCTCCCGGCTGAAACACTTGACGTGATTAAAGAATACTTAATCGCGATTAAAGGGCCATTAACAACTCCTGTCGGCGGCGGAATCCGCTCCTTAAATGTCGCGCTTCGTCAAGAGCTTGACCTATACACATGCTTGCGTCCTGTTAGATACTTTGATGGCGTTCCTTCACCGGTTAAACGCCCGCAGGATACGGATATGGTCATCTTCCGTGAAAATACAGAAGATATTTATGCTGGAATTGAATATGCCAAAGGTTCTGATGATGTTAAGAAACTATTAGAATTCCTTCGCAATGAAATGGGTGTCTCTAAGATTCGCTTCCCGGAAACTTCCGGTATCGGTATTAAGCCGGTTTCTGAAGAAGGAACAAAACGCCTTGTACGCGCAGCGTTGAATTATGCCATCAAGGAAGGAAGAAAATCCTTGACGCTTGTTCACAAAGGAAACATTATGAAATTTACTGAAGGAGCCTTCAAAAACTGGGGCTATGAAGTAGCGGAAGAAGAGTTCGGCGAGCAAGTGTTCACATGGGCTCAATATGACCGCATTAAAGATGCAGAAGGCACAGAAGCGGCTAATAAAGCACAGGCTGATGCTGAAGCAGCTGGCAAGATCATCGTAAAGGATTCTATTGCGGATATCTTCCTTCAACAAATTCTGACTAGACCAAGAGAATTCGATGTCGTTGCAACAATGAACTTGAATGGGGATTACATCTCTGACGCTCTTGCAGCACAAGTCGGCGGTATCGGTATTGCTCCAGGGGCAAACATTAACTACGTAACTGGACATGCGATTTTTGAAGCGACACATGGTACAGCTCCGAAATATGCAGGTCTTGATAAAGTAAATCCATCCTCTGTCATTCTTTCCGGCGTATTGATGCTTGAGCATTTAGGCTGGAATGAAGCAGCGAACATGATCACTCGTTCCATGGAGAAAACGATTGATTCTAAAGTGGTTACTTATGACTTTGCCCGCTTGATGGATGGAGCAAACGAAGTGAAATGCTCTGAATTTGCTGATGAATTAATCAAGAATATGGAATAA
- the polA gene encoding DNA polymerase I produces the protein MNKKIVLIDGNSIAYRAFFALPLLNNDKGVHTNAIYGFAMMLNRIMEEEKPTHMLVAFDAGKTTFRHSTFAEYKGGRQKTPPELSEQFPFIRELLDAYGISRYELTNYEADDIIGTLATLAEGDGYEVTVISGDKDLTQLASEKTTVRITRKGITDMEDYTPEHIREKYNLTPEQIVDLKGLMGDTSDNIPGIPGVGEKTALKLLHQFGSVEAVVNSPEEVSGKKLKEKIEEYKDQAIISKQLATIEKKAPIEVRLEEIDYTGADQEKLLAIYKELGFATLIEKMDPLNAQEDEVLEEIDYTFVKEITEDIFTDDTALFVEILEDNYHTAPIQGLAISNAKGTFFMETETAVESAAFKAWAENPDMKKTVHDVKQAVVALHRYGVELKGVAFDLFLASYVLNPAEPEVDMADLAKRHSAGHIQTDEHVYGKGAKRKIPNPEVYGEHIARKAQSMGLIKASIESQLVVNAQLSLLMDLELPLALILAEMEITGVKVDKERLKEMGGELAARLADIEAKIYDLAGEKFNINSPKQLGVILFERLGLPVIKKTKTGYSTSADILEKLENKHEIIREILNYRQLGKLQSTYIEGLLKVIHEDGKVHTRFNQALTQTGRLSSTDPNLQNIPIRLEEGKKIRQAFVPSVEDWVIFAADYSQIELRVLAHIADDENLINAFKEDMDIHTKTAMDVFHVKEEEVTSNMRRQAKAVNFGIVYGISDYGLSQNLNITRKEAGTFIDRYLESYPGVQRYMKDIIEDAKECGYVTTLLHRRRYIPEINNRNFNVRGFAERTAMNTPIQGSAADIIKLAMIHMNDRLKKENLKAKLLLQVHDELIFEAPKDEIDILKKIVPEEMENAIQLSVPLKVDYSFGNTWYDAK, from the coding sequence ATGAATAAAAAAATCGTCTTAATAGATGGAAATAGCATTGCCTACAGAGCATTTTTCGCCTTGCCTTTACTCAATAATGATAAGGGCGTACATACAAATGCCATATATGGATTTGCGATGATGCTGAATCGAATTATGGAAGAAGAGAAGCCGACCCATATGCTCGTTGCCTTCGATGCAGGCAAAACGACATTTCGCCACAGTACCTTCGCTGAATATAAGGGAGGCCGTCAAAAAACGCCGCCGGAGCTGTCTGAGCAGTTTCCATTCATTCGAGAATTGCTGGATGCGTACGGAATTTCCCGCTATGAATTAACAAATTATGAGGCAGATGACATTATCGGCACTCTTGCCACGCTTGCGGAGGGTGATGGCTACGAGGTCACGGTCATTTCTGGGGATAAGGATTTGACGCAGCTTGCTTCTGAGAAGACGACAGTCCGTATTACCCGAAAAGGAATTACGGATATGGAGGATTACACACCTGAGCATATTCGAGAGAAATATAATCTGACTCCTGAACAGATTGTTGATTTGAAAGGCTTGATGGGGGATACCTCCGATAATATTCCGGGCATTCCGGGTGTTGGTGAGAAAACAGCGTTGAAGCTTCTGCACCAATTCGGCAGTGTGGAAGCGGTGGTTAATTCTCCTGAGGAGGTAAGCGGCAAGAAATTGAAGGAGAAGATTGAGGAATATAAGGATCAGGCCATCATTTCTAAGCAGCTTGCAACGATTGAGAAGAAAGCGCCAATCGAAGTTCGTCTAGAGGAGATCGATTACACAGGAGCAGACCAAGAAAAGCTTCTGGCGATTTATAAGGAGCTCGGCTTTGCAACCTTGATTGAAAAGATGGATCCACTCAACGCACAGGAAGATGAAGTGCTTGAAGAGATTGATTATACATTCGTTAAGGAAATCACCGAAGATATATTCACGGACGATACAGCTCTTTTTGTAGAAATCTTAGAGGATAATTACCATACAGCGCCTATTCAAGGCTTGGCCATTTCCAATGCTAAGGGCACCTTCTTCATGGAGACGGAAACAGCTGTTGAATCTGCTGCTTTTAAGGCATGGGCAGAGAATCCGGACATGAAGAAAACGGTGCATGATGTGAAGCAGGCGGTTGTTGCCCTTCACCGCTATGGCGTTGAGCTTAAGGGTGTCGCGTTTGATCTCTTCCTTGCCTCCTATGTGTTAAACCCGGCTGAGCCGGAAGTAGATATGGCAGACCTTGCGAAAAGACATAGTGCCGGTCATATACAAACAGATGAGCATGTGTATGGAAAAGGAGCAAAACGGAAGATTCCAAATCCTGAGGTTTACGGTGAGCATATCGCACGCAAAGCTCAGTCGATGGGCTTGATCAAAGCTAGTATTGAAAGCCAGCTTGTTGTGAATGCACAATTATCCTTGCTGATGGATTTAGAATTGCCGCTCGCCTTGATCCTTGCGGAAATGGAGATTACAGGTGTCAAGGTTGATAAGGAAAGACTGAAGGAAATGGGCGGAGAGCTCGCTGCAAGGCTTGCTGATATCGAAGCGAAAATCTATGACCTGGCAGGTGAGAAATTTAATATTAACTCACCGAAGCAATTAGGGGTGATCCTCTTTGAACGTTTAGGTCTGCCGGTCATCAAGAAGACAAAAACAGGCTATTCCACGTCTGCGGACATTTTGGAGAAGCTTGAAAACAAGCATGAAATCATTCGTGAAATCCTCAATTATCGCCAGCTTGGCAAGTTGCAATCTACTTATATCGAAGGTTTGCTGAAGGTTATTCATGAGGATGGCAAGGTTCATACCCGCTTCAATCAGGCGCTTACACAGACAGGACGCCTAAGTTCGACGGATCCGAATCTGCAAAACATCCCAATCAGGCTTGAGGAAGGAAAGAAAATTAGACAAGCCTTCGTTCCGTCAGTGGAGGACTGGGTCATATTTGCCGCTGACTATTCCCAAATTGAGCTTCGCGTCCTTGCCCATATTGCTGATGATGAGAACTTAATCAATGCCTTTAAAGAAGATATGGATATTCATACGAAAACAGCGATGGATGTCTTCCATGTGAAGGAAGAGGAAGTGACCTCTAATATGAGGCGGCAGGCTAAAGCTGTTAACTTCGGGATTGTATACGGTATCAGTGATTATGGATTATCCCAAAACTTGAATATTACCCGTAAGGAAGCCGGTACCTTCATCGATCGTTATTTGGAAAGTTATCCAGGAGTACAGCGCTATATGAAGGATATTATTGAGGATGCGAAGGAATGCGGTTATGTCACAACCCTTCTTCACCGACGCCGCTATATTCCGGAAATCAATAATCGAAACTTTAATGTCCGTGGGTTTGCCGAAAGGACAGCGATGAATACGCCGATTCAGGGCAGTGCAGCAGATATTATCAAATTGGCGATGATCCACATGAATGACCGGCTGAAGAAGGAGAACTTAAAGGCAAAGTTATTGCTTCAGGTGCATGATGAATTGATTTTTGAAGCACCGAAGGATGAAATAGACATCTTAAAGAAAATCGTACCGGAGGAAATGGAGAATGCAATCCAATTGAGCGTTCCGCTTAAGGTGGATTATTCATTCGGAAACACTTGGTACGACGCAAAATAG
- the coaE gene encoding dephospho-CoA kinase (Dephospho-CoA kinase (CoaE) performs the final step in coenzyme A biosynthesis.), with amino-acid sequence MKKIIGLTGGIASGKSTVSNWLLSQGYPVVDADIAARKVVEPGMPALEKIRKAFGDDVLLPDGTLDRKRLGSIIFANEEKRQTLNAIVHPAVREWMRQETERAFGEGASIVIMDIPLLFESKLTHMVEETILIYVTKETQLKRLMERDGYMEADALARIHAQMPIDEKKELADYIVDNNGPLSETIEQMKQIMDTFK; translated from the coding sequence ATGAAGAAAATAATCGGGCTGACAGGCGGAATTGCCAGTGGGAAGAGCACAGTATCTAACTGGCTTCTCTCACAGGGCTATCCTGTCGTTGACGCAGATATCGCGGCCAGGAAAGTTGTTGAACCGGGCATGCCGGCTCTTGAGAAGATCAGAAAGGCCTTTGGAGATGATGTCCTGCTTCCGGATGGAACACTTGACCGGAAAAGACTCGGTTCTATTATTTTTGCGAATGAAGAAAAACGGCAGACATTAAATGCTATTGTCCATCCGGCTGTGAGAGAATGGATGAGGCAGGAAACGGAGCGGGCATTTGGAGAAGGGGCATCCATCGTTATTATGGATATTCCTTTATTGTTTGAGAGTAAGTTGACTCATATGGTGGAGGAGACGATTCTTATTTATGTTACGAAGGAGACCCAGCTAAAACGGCTGATGGAAAGAGACGGGTATATGGAAGCTGATGCCCTGGCTCGGATTCATGCGCAGATGCCCATCGATGAGAAAAAGGAATTGGCTGATTACATCGTTGATAATAATGGGCCGCTCTCTGAAACGATTGAACAGATGAAACAGATTATGGACACATTTAAATAA
- the citZ gene encoding citrate synthase — MSVTKGLEGIVATSSSISSIIDDTLTYVGYDIDDLAENASFEEVIFLLWNLRLPNHLELEDLKNQLAANAALPNEIIEHFKMYPIEKVHPMGALRTAVSMLGLYDEEADVMDDQANLRKAIRLQAKIPAIVTAFSRIRKGLEPIAPRKDFGYAQNFLYMLNGKEPSQVEIEAFNKALVLHADHELNASTFTARVCVATLSDMYSGVTAAIGALKGPLHGGANEAVMKMLKEIDSLENVETYINDKLDNKEKIMGFGHRVYRKGDPRAKHLREMSKRLTDMNGEPKWYEMSTRIEELVTSRKPLPPNVDFYSASVYHSLGIDHDLFTPIFAVSRMSGWIAHILEQYENNRLIRPRAEYVGPGMQKYVPIEAR; from the coding sequence ATGTCTGTAACAAAAGGTCTAGAAGGTATTGTTGCTACATCATCTTCCATCAGCTCGATCATTGATGACACGCTCACATATGTGGGGTATGACATTGATGATTTAGCGGAAAACGCAAGCTTTGAAGAGGTTATTTTCCTATTATGGAACCTCAGGCTGCCAAATCATCTTGAATTAGAGGACTTGAAGAATCAATTGGCTGCAAATGCTGCATTGCCGAATGAAATCATCGAGCATTTTAAGATGTATCCAATTGAAAAAGTACACCCGATGGGAGCTTTGAGAACGGCTGTATCCATGCTTGGATTATATGACGAGGAAGCAGATGTCATGGATGATCAGGCAAACTTACGAAAAGCTATCCGCTTACAAGCAAAGATTCCAGCCATCGTGACAGCTTTCTCACGCATCCGTAAGGGTCTTGAGCCAATTGCCCCGCGCAAGGATTTTGGTTATGCCCAAAACTTCCTGTACATGTTAAATGGCAAGGAGCCAAGCCAGGTTGAGATTGAGGCATTTAATAAAGCTCTCGTACTTCATGCCGATCATGAATTGAATGCATCTACATTCACTGCACGTGTATGTGTGGCGACTTTATCTGATATGTATTCTGGTGTTACTGCTGCCATTGGTGCCTTGAAGGGACCGCTTCACGGCGGAGCAAATGAAGCAGTTATGAAAATGCTCAAAGAAATAGATTCACTTGAGAATGTCGAGACTTATATTAATGATAAGCTTGATAATAAAGAAAAAATCATGGGATTTGGCCACCGCGTATACCGCAAAGGGGACCCTCGTGCGAAACATCTCCGTGAAATGTCCAAAAGGCTAACTGACATGAACGGCGAACCGAAATGGTATGAAATGTCCACAAGAATTGAGGAATTGGTTACTTCCAGAAAACCTCTTCCGCCAAACGTAGATTTCTATTCTGCATCCGTGTACCACAGTTTAGGTATTGATCATGACCTATTCACACCAATCTTTGCTGTCAGCCGTATGTCCGGTTGGATTGCTCATATTCTGGAGCAATATGAAAACAACCGTTTAATTCGTCCTCGTGCAGAGTATGTCGGTCCTGGCATGCAAAAGTACGTTCCAATCGAAGCACGCTGA
- the pnpS gene encoding two-component system histidine kinase PnpS yields the protein MKKSRRMMTFEIASAILIISFLFGLLLGKVFTMYLERDTRNDLKNAAQVIEWQLADLEDKTELNSRLEVLSKELGISILLTDRDGEVLSDKRYVEEGTTGEELALYQAKLEEFGDHSAEPVFGELHDDGLFYYISPIQSDEGILLVGQEKNVIMGGLSIWTTSLSFLAVAFIVIMLFVFKIIKKYFMPVDSAYHAVQELTKGNYRARTYIGRNKEARLLNDSINQLARDMQEMKIAYDIQKDRLSTLIENMGSALLLIDDKGYINMVNRAYLNLFKENEEDYLSELYYKVIHREEVNALIEEIFMVEQKIKKQIVLTIGLERKNFEVYGAPIIGPKGEWKGIILVFHDITELKKLETVRKQFVANVSHELNTPVTSIKGFTETLIDGAKEDKDTLNHFLSIILKESNRLQALIKELLELSKVEQQGFQLDLQKVDIVPVLRDTYEILEKKAAKKNIQFVLNDLNQPIVCETDPFRIQQVIINLVSNAISYTPADGKVTISASEDVDKVYIKIADTGIGIDEEEFPRIFERFYRVDKDRSRESGGTGLGLAIVKHILEAQHGEITIDSKLNEGSTFTVIIPKEQHTGKGK from the coding sequence ATGAAGAAATCAAGAAGAATGATGACGTTCGAGATTGCCTCCGCTATCCTGATTATTTCCTTTCTGTTTGGACTTTTATTAGGAAAGGTGTTCACGATGTATCTGGAAAGAGATACGAGGAATGACCTGAAGAATGCGGCGCAAGTGATCGAATGGCAGCTCGCTGATCTAGAGGATAAAACGGAGCTTAATAGCCGGCTTGAGGTACTCAGTAAAGAGCTGGGTATTTCTATCCTGCTGACTGACCGTGACGGCGAGGTTCTTTCTGATAAGAGGTATGTAGAAGAAGGGACAACAGGTGAGGAGCTGGCTCTTTATCAAGCGAAGTTGGAAGAGTTCGGGGATCATTCAGCTGAACCGGTTTTCGGGGAGCTTCATGATGACGGATTATTCTATTATATTTCTCCCATTCAATCGGATGAAGGCATCCTGTTGGTTGGTCAAGAGAAGAATGTCATTATGGGAGGGTTATCGATCTGGACAACCTCTCTGTCATTTTTGGCAGTGGCATTCATCGTTATCATGCTATTTGTTTTTAAGATCATTAAGAAGTATTTCATGCCTGTTGATAGTGCCTATCATGCGGTGCAGGAGCTGACGAAAGGGAATTATCGTGCACGCACTTATATTGGCCGCAACAAGGAAGCGAGGCTGCTGAATGATTCCATTAATCAGCTTGCCCGTGATATGCAAGAGATGAAAATCGCCTATGATATTCAAAAAGACCGGCTCAGTACTTTGATTGAGAATATGGGAAGCGCCTTGCTATTGATTGATGATAAAGGATATATCAATATGGTCAATCGTGCTTACCTGAATCTCTTTAAAGAAAATGAAGAGGATTACTTGTCGGAGCTTTATTACAAGGTAATCCATCGTGAGGAAGTAAATGCTCTCATTGAGGAAATCTTCATGGTCGAGCAAAAAATCAAAAAACAAATTGTCTTGACAATCGGTCTTGAACGGAAGAATTTCGAAGTGTACGGGGCCCCGATTATTGGTCCGAAGGGTGAATGGAAAGGAATTATTTTGGTTTTCCATGATATTACGGAGCTGAAGAAGCTCGAAACCGTGAGGAAGCAATTCGTAGCCAATGTGTCACATGAATTGAATACGCCTGTTACATCCATAAAGGGCTTTACGGAAACATTGATTGATGGAGCAAAGGAAGATAAGGATACACTAAATCATTTCCTCTCCATCATTCTGAAGGAAAGTAACCGGCTTCAAGCACTAATCAAGGAATTGCTGGAATTGTCTAAGGTGGAGCAGCAGGGATTCCAGCTTGATTTGCAGAAGGTGGATATCGTCCCTGTTTTGCGAGATACGTACGAGATATTGGAGAAGAAGGCAGCCAAGAAGAACATTCAATTTGTCCTAAATGACCTGAATCAGCCAATCGTTTGTGAAACAGATCCTTTTCGTATCCAGCAAGTGATCATTAATCTCGTCAGCAATGCCATTTCTTACACTCCGGCAGATGGGAAAGTAACTATATCTGCAAGCGAGGATGTGGACAAGGTTTATATTAAGATAGCGGACACGGGAATCGGGATTGATGAAGAGGAGTTTCCACGCATATTTGAACGCTTTTACCGTGTTGATAAGGACAGAAGCAGAGAGAGCGGAGGAACGGGACTTGGACTGGCCATCGTGAAACATATTCTCGAGGCTCAGCATGGTGAAATCACCATAGACAGCAAGCTTAATGAGGGAAGTACCTTTACAGTAATCATCCCTAAGGAGCAGCATACAGGAAAAGGGAAATAA
- a CDS encoding response regulator transcription factor: MSKKVLVVEDEESIITLLTYNLEQAGFTVIKAMDGEMGKQLAMTERPDVIILDLMLPKLDGIEVCKILRQNKVAVPILMLTAKSEEFDKVLGLELGADDYMTKPFSPREVVARVKALLRRVDMINTAAESKEDDTDLITVGELKIYIERYEAYLRDGLLELTPKEFELLAYLAKNKSRILTRDQLLNVIWNYDFVGDTRIVDVHISHLREKIEQDTKKPVYIKTVRGLGYKLEEPR, from the coding sequence ATGAGCAAAAAAGTCCTAGTTGTGGAAGATGAAGAATCAATCATTACCTTGCTTACGTATAATTTGGAACAAGCCGGGTTTACCGTCATTAAGGCGATGGATGGGGAAATGGGTAAGCAGCTGGCAATGACAGAAAGACCAGATGTGATCATATTGGACCTCATGCTGCCTAAGCTTGACGGGATTGAGGTCTGCAAAATCCTGCGTCAGAATAAGGTTGCGGTCCCAATATTGATGCTCACTGCCAAAAGCGAAGAGTTCGATAAAGTTCTTGGACTTGAGCTGGGTGCCGATGATTATATGACTAAGCCATTCAGCCCGCGTGAGGTTGTGGCAAGAGTAAAGGCCCTCCTAAGAAGAGTGGATATGATTAATACAGCCGCTGAGTCAAAAGAGGATGATACAGACCTCATCACAGTCGGTGAACTGAAAATATATATTGAAAGATATGAAGCCTATCTTCGTGATGGATTGCTTGAGTTGACACCGAAGGAATTTGAACTTTTGGCTTATCTAGCGAAAAATAAGTCAAGAATTCTCACAAGGGATCAGCTTTTGAATGTCATTTGGAATTATGACTTTGTTGGGGATACACGAATTGTGGATGTGCATATCAGTCATTTACGTGAAAAAATCGAACAGGATACGAAGAAACCAGTCTATATTAAAACGGTACGCGGACTTGGATATAAGCTAGAGGAACCGAGATAA
- the mdh gene encoding malate dehydrogenase encodes MGLKRKKISVIGSGFTGATTAFLLAQKELGDVVLVDIPQMEKPTKGKALDMAQAGPVQGFDASIIGTSDYADTKDSDLVIITAGIARKPGMSRDDLVQTNQKIMRSVAKEVVRYSPESHIIVLTNPVDAMTYTVFKETGFPKNRVIGQSGVLDTARFRTFIAQELNLSVKDITGFVLGGHGDEMVPLVRYSYAGGIPLEALIPKERLNSIVERTRKGGGEIVELLGNGSAYYAPAASLVSMAEAILKDQRRILPAIAYLEGEYGYDGIYLGVPTIIGANGIEKVIELELQEEEQAALAHSVQSVKAVMSILV; translated from the coding sequence ATGGGATTGAAACGCAAAAAAATCTCTGTAATCGGCAGTGGTTTTACAGGAGCGACTACAGCGTTCCTTTTAGCACAAAAGGAGCTTGGGGATGTAGTTCTCGTGGATATTCCACAAATGGAAAAGCCTACAAAGGGGAAGGCTTTAGACATGGCCCAGGCTGGTCCGGTGCAAGGGTTTGATGCATCCATTATCGGAACATCCGATTATGCAGATACAAAGGACTCCGATTTAGTCATTATTACGGCAGGCATTGCCCGGAAACCTGGCATGAGTCGTGATGATCTTGTGCAAACCAATCAGAAAATCATGCGTTCAGTAGCAAAGGAAGTTGTAAGATATTCGCCGGAAAGCCATATCATCGTCTTGACCAACCCGGTCGATGCGATGACCTACACGGTTTTCAAGGAAACGGGATTTCCAAAGAACCGTGTTATTGGGCAGTCAGGCGTGCTTGATACAGCAAGATTCCGCACATTCATCGCTCAGGAGTTAAATCTGTCTGTCAAGGATATAACTGGCTTTGTGCTTGGCGGACATGGGGACGAAATGGTTCCCCTTGTCCGATACTCCTATGCCGGCGGGATTCCATTGGAAGCACTCATCCCTAAAGAGCGTCTCAACAGTATTGTCGAGCGGACAAGAAAGGGCGGAGGAGAAATTGTAGAACTGCTTGGTAACGGCAGTGCCTACTATGCACCCGCTGCCTCCCTTGTATCCATGGCAGAGGCTATCTTGAAGGACCAGCGCAGGATTCTTCCAGCCATAGCTTATTTAGAGGGGGAATACGGCTATGATGGAATCTACCTTGGTGTACCGACTATCATCGGTGCAAACGGTATAGAGAAAGTAATTGAACTTGAATTGCAAGAGGAGGAACAAGCCGCCCTTGCTCATTCAGTTCAATCAGTCAAGGCAGTTATGTCTATTCTTGTGTGA
- the mutM gene encoding DNA-formamidopyrimidine glycosylase, whose product MPELPEVETIRRTLEAMVLGKTIEDVEVRWGKIIKEPDDAELFCLFLKGQTIREIGRRGKFLIFYLDDYSLVSHLRMEGKYGLFDKSEEMDKHTHVIFQFTDGTELRYRDVRKFGTMHLFPKGTELDVLPLSKVGPEPFSDEFTPEHLAAGLAKTHRFIKTVLLDQRLLAGLGNIYVDEALFHAGIHPERAASSLNEEEIQRLYTAIKTTLAEAIEKGGSTIRSYVNSQGQIGMFQLELFAYSRKGQPCKTCGSIMERITVGGRGTVYCPSCQKR is encoded by the coding sequence TTGCCTGAATTACCAGAAGTAGAAACAATAAGGCGAACACTCGAAGCCATGGTGCTCGGTAAGACAATAGAGGATGTAGAGGTGCGATGGGGGAAGATCATCAAGGAACCGGATGATGCTGAACTTTTCTGCCTTTTCCTGAAGGGGCAAACCATCCGCGAAATCGGTCGCCGCGGCAAGTTTTTGATCTTTTATTTAGATGATTATAGTCTCGTATCCCATCTGCGTATGGAAGGGAAATACGGACTTTTTGACAAGAGCGAAGAGATGGATAAGCATACTCATGTCATATTCCAATTCACAGACGGTACCGAGTTAAGATACAGAGATGTGCGCAAATTCGGCACGATGCATTTATTCCCGAAAGGAACTGAGCTGGATGTGCTGCCGCTTTCGAAGGTAGGACCTGAACCATTTTCAGATGAATTCACGCCAGAGCACCTGGCAGCCGGGCTTGCCAAGACGCATCGTTTCATCAAGACTGTTCTGCTTGACCAGCGCTTGCTCGCGGGTCTTGGGAATATTTATGTGGATGAGGCTTTGTTCCATGCCGGTATTCATCCAGAGCGGGCGGCCTCATCCTTGAATGAGGAGGAGATTCAGCGTCTTTATACGGCGATTAAGACTACGCTTGCTGAGGCGATTGAAAAAGGGGGAAGTACGATTCGCTCTTACGTAAATTCACAGGGCCAGATTGGTATGTTCCAGCTTGAATTGTTTGCTTACTCGAGAAAGGGCCAGCCATGTAAGACATGCGGCTCCATCATGGAGAGAATCACCGTAGGAGGAAGGGGGACCGTTTATTGTCCTTCCTGTCAAAAACGTTGA